In Sphaeramia orbicularis chromosome 7, fSphaOr1.1, whole genome shotgun sequence, one genomic interval encodes:
- the tmdd1 gene encoding transmembrane and death domain protein 1 isoform X1, whose product MVLKMFRDHLAVELCLYTTLISIISGCTVAEDIGAHQLERLVDLLTSKECEDLLFTLSHPEENIFQHLERMSPENNQLDLKPLAKRALLSDTDSEAQCRMALTDWLLKHGEQTYYDRLSRALQHIGRTDVAIEVGKNINQDKSLSLRRYVEDYHKLVNSLNFPQVQSDPGDHSHAESKTTKRKVRDLTWRDLDLIVERAPVPPYQRGPLDVALPLVYGILLGFGGTFLAGVIFFLLTVCIFHRNQRDYPRLDWRLSNRRF is encoded by the exons ATGGTGCTGAAGATGTTCAGAGATCATCTGGCTGTAGAATTATGTTTGTACACCACTTTAATTAGCATAATTTCTGGCTGCACAGTGGCAGAGGACATTGGTGCCCACCAGTTGGAGCGTTTAGTGGATTTGTTGACGTCTAAGGAGTGCGAAGACCTTCTTTTCACCCTCTCCCACCCAGAGGAGAACATCTTTCAGCACCTTGAGCGCATGTCACCAGAAAACAATCAACTGGACCTCAAGCCTCTGGCAAAAAGAGCCCTTTTATCTGATACAG ATAGTGAGGCTCAGTGCAGGATGGCACTGACAGACTGGTTGTTGAAGCACGGAGAGCAGACCTACTACGACAGGCTTTCCCGAGCCTTGCAGCACATCGGGAGAACAGACGTTGCCATTG AAGTCGGGAAGAACATCAACCAGGACAAATCCCTGAGTCTAAGACGTTATGTGGAGGACTATCATAAATTAGTCAACTCTTTAAACTTTCCACAAGTCCAGTCAGACCCAGGGGACCACTCACATGCAGAGTCAAAGACCACAAAAAGAAAAG TCAGGGATCTCACATGGCGTGACCTGGATCTGATAGTAGAGCGGGCTCCCGTCCCTCCATACCAAAGGGGGCCTTTGGATGTTGCACTTCCACTTGTCTATGGCATCTTGCTGGGCTTCGGAGGCACCTTTCTTGCAGGTGTCATCTTCTTTCTCCTTACTGTCTGCATTTTTCATAGAAACCAACGGGACTATCCAAGGTTGGACTGGAGGCTGTCAAACAGGAGGTTTTAG
- the tmdd1 gene encoding transmembrane and death domain protein 1 isoform X2, whose protein sequence is MSPENNQLDLKPLAKRALLSDTDSEAQCRMALTDWLLKHGEQTYYDRLSRALQHIGRTDVAIEVGKNINQDKSLSLRRYVEDYHKLVNSLNFPQVQSDPGDHSHAESKTTKRKVRDLTWRDLDLIVERAPVPPYQRGPLDVALPLVYGILLGFGGTFLAGVIFFLLTVCIFHRNQRDYPRLDWRLSNRRF, encoded by the exons ATGTCACCAGAAAACAATCAACTGGACCTCAAGCCTCTGGCAAAAAGAGCCCTTTTATCTGATACAG ATAGTGAGGCTCAGTGCAGGATGGCACTGACAGACTGGTTGTTGAAGCACGGAGAGCAGACCTACTACGACAGGCTTTCCCGAGCCTTGCAGCACATCGGGAGAACAGACGTTGCCATTG AAGTCGGGAAGAACATCAACCAGGACAAATCCCTGAGTCTAAGACGTTATGTGGAGGACTATCATAAATTAGTCAACTCTTTAAACTTTCCACAAGTCCAGTCAGACCCAGGGGACCACTCACATGCAGAGTCAAAGACCACAAAAAGAAAAG TCAGGGATCTCACATGGCGTGACCTGGATCTGATAGTAGAGCGGGCTCCCGTCCCTCCATACCAAAGGGGGCCTTTGGATGTTGCACTTCCACTTGTCTATGGCATCTTGCTGGGCTTCGGAGGCACCTTTCTTGCAGGTGTCATCTTCTTTCTCCTTACTGTCTGCATTTTTCATAGAAACCAACGGGACTATCCAAGGTTGGACTGGAGGCTGTCAAACAGGAGGTTTTAG